Within Kineococcus endophyticus, the genomic segment CGGGTCGCTGGCGGAGAAGGAGCTGGAGGAGCGCAAGGCCCGTCGCGCAGCCCGTCGTGGTGTCGTGCTCACCAAGGAGGGCGCCCCCGAGGCCGCCACCAGTGCGGAGCACACCACCCCGGCCACGCCGGTGCGGCGTCAGCGCCAGCAGCCCAAGCGGGGCAACAGCCGCCAGCAGCGCCGGCCCGGAGGCTCGCGGTCGAGCCAGGGCCCCAACCGCTGACGACCCGCCCGACAGACCAGCTCCACTGCCACACCAGCCAGGAGGACGTGTGAACGACACGACGGACGCGGTCGAGGAGACCTCGGTGGACCAGACCGAGGATGCTGCCGCGACGGCGACCGAGGAGCCCCGCCGCAAGGGGTCGACGAAGTCGCGACTCGAGGAGGAGGGCGACATCGCCGCCGACTACCTCGAGGAGCTTCTCGACATCGTCGACCTCGACGGGGACATCGACATCGACATCGAGAACGGCCGCGCTTCGGTGGCGGTCGTGGCCGACGAGGCGGGCACACCCGCTCTGTCGCGGCTCGTCGGCTCCGACGGCGAGGTGCTCGAGGCCCTGCAGGAACTGACCCGGCTCGCAGTGCAGGCGCAGACGGGCGACCGGACGCGGCTCATGCTCGACGTCGCCGGCCACCGCTCCACCAAGCGCACCTCGCTCGTCCGGCTGGCCCACGAGGTCGTCGCTCGGGTGCAGTCCTCCGGTGCGGCGGAGCGGCTCGAGCCGATGTCCGCCTTCGAGCGCAAGGTCGTCCACGACGCCGTCGCGGCGAAGGGCCTCGTCAGCGAGTCCGAGGGCGAGGAACCGCGTCGCCGCGTCGTCGTCCTGCCCACGCCGACCGGAGATCCACAGAGCAGCGACGCGTGATCTGACCGGGCTCCGTCGGCCGATAGGGTGACGGGGTGTCGGATGATCTGCCTGAGGGCGGTGGTGTTCCACGTGGAACACCACCGCCCTCCGTCGTTCCCGGGGTCGTTGACGAGACCCTCCGCCCCGAGATCGAGCGCGTCTTCGGTGACCGCGTCGAGCGTGCAGCGGCCTACCGCGACCTGCTCGCCACGGCAGGCGTCGAACGCGGTCTCATCGGGCCGCGAGAGGTCCCCCGGCTGTGGGACCGGCACCTCCTGAACTGTGCCTACCTCGGTGACGTCGTCGAGGACGGAGCCTCCGTCCTCGACATCGGCTCCGGTGCCGGGCTCCCAGGGATCCCGTTGGCGCTTGCGAGGCCGGACGTCCAGGTACGACTCGTCGAGCCCCTCGAGCGGCGGTACACCTTCCTGCGCGAGGCCATCGCCGAGCTGGACCTGCGTGATCAGATCGCCGTGGCCCGCGGCCGTGCGGAGGACGTGCGCGGAGAGTTCTCGGCGTCCGTCGTGACGGCCCGGGCGGTCGCGCCGTTGG encodes:
- a CDS encoding protein jag, coding for MNDTTDAVEETSVDQTEDAAATATEEPRRKGSTKSRLEEEGDIAADYLEELLDIVDLDGDIDIDIENGRASVAVVADEAGTPALSRLVGSDGEVLEALQELTRLAVQAQTGDRTRLMLDVAGHRSTKRTSLVRLAHEVVARVQSSGAAERLEPMSAFERKVVHDAVAAKGLVSESEGEEPRRRVVVLPTPTGDPQSSDA
- the rsmG gene encoding 16S rRNA (guanine(527)-N(7))-methyltransferase RsmG, yielding MSDDLPEGGGVPRGTPPPSVVPGVVDETLRPEIERVFGDRVERAAAYRDLLATAGVERGLIGPREVPRLWDRHLLNCAYLGDVVEDGASVLDIGSGAGLPGIPLALARPDVQVRLVEPLERRYTFLREAIAELDLRDQIAVARGRAEDVRGEFSASVVTARAVAPLATLYGWALPLVVTGGHLVAIKGRSAADEIAAAADVLRQMGITAEPEVLRVGPDAESGTTVVRVARGHGPLRQTTTAAATAPKRRGPRGQRR